In Nitrospirae bacterium CG2_30_53_67, the genomic window ACGGACCTCCGGCGCCCGGATATCCTGATTCACCCGCTCTTTCTGGTTGTCTCTTTTTTTTATACAATCACCTCCTTCAATAAATTAAGGTTCTTCTCCTCTACGAGCCCTCGGCCATATAGTGGGTAAGAAGGGGTCAAGGATTCCAGGGGTCAAGGGGTCAAGTGAGATACTGAAATGCAATCAAAATCTCCAGAAAAAAACACTGGAACCCTTGACCCTTGATGTTTTCAGCACTTCACTTGACCCCTTGAATCCTTGACCCCTCGGACCCTCAAGTCTTGAAAAGCACTTCACTTGACCCCTTGAACCCTTATGTTTTCACCCGCTCTTTTGGAGATGACCCACCGGCAATATCCCATTCCCGGACAAAAAGATCACACCCGCTCGACGGTCTCTTCCGGTATGCGCTTCTCTTCTATTTCCTTCCGGATGTCTTGAATAGAAGATTCGATGTCCTTTGTCCCCAGATCTCCCCGGTCCCTGGATCGTAGTGAGATCTTCGATGCCTCCATCTCCCGTTCCCCTACAATGATCATGTAGGGGACTTTCTGGACCTGCGCCTCCCGGATTTTGTATCCCATCTTCTCATTTCTCGCGTCCAGATCGGTGCGGATCCCGGCCTTGACGAATTTCTCTTTGACCTCGGCGGCGTAAGGGAGATGTTTGTCCGTGATATTGATCACCACAGCCTGTACCGGCGCCAGCCAGACAGGAAACCTTCCTGCATAATGTTCGATGAGCACGGCCATGAAACGTTCCAGCGATCCCAGAATCACCCGGTGGAGCATGACCGGCCTGTGTTCCGTGCCGTCCTGCCCCGCATAACGGAGTTTGAATCGTTCAGGAAGGGTGAAATCACACTGGATCGTGGCGCATTGCCAGCTCCGTCCGATCGCGTCTTTGATCTTGACATCAATCTTGGGACCGTAGAATGCCCCGTCTCCCTCATTGATCGTGTAGGCAAGCCGGCGCTCTTTCAGCGCATCCATGAGCGCCCGGGTGGCCCGCTCCCAGTCCTCGTCGGATCCGATGGATTTTTCCGGACGGGTGCTGATCTCCAGGGTGTACTCGAATCCGAAAATCTTCATGACGTCCCGCACGAAATCCATGATTCCGATGATCTCGCCGGTCATCTGTTCGGGGAGACAAAAGATATGGGCATCGTCCTGGGTAAACCCTCTGACCCTGAGCAGACCGTGCAGCACACCGGTCTTTTCATGCCGGTGGACCATCCCGAGTTCGAAGAACCGGATCGGGAGGTCACGGTAACTTCGTGTCTTGGACTTGAAAATCATCATGTGGGCCGGGCAGTTCATGGGTTTGATCCCATATTCTTTCCCCTCGATCTCAGTGAAATACATGTTTTCCTTGTAGTAGTCATAGTGGCCTGAGATCCGCCATACATCGCTCTTTAAGATCTGAGGCCCGATGACCGGCAAATAACCTCTCTTCAGGTGTTCGGACTTCTCAAAATCCTCCAGGATCCACCGGAGCATGGCCCCTTTCGGATGGTACAGGATCAGGCCGGCCCCGACGGTCTCGTTGATCTCGAAAAGATCGAGTTCCCGGCCAAGCCGCCGGTGGTCTCTCTTTTCGGCCTCCTCGATCATTTTCAAGTGGTTCCGGAGTCTTTCCTCCCGTGCAAAAGAGGTTCCGTAAATCCGCTGGAGCATGGGGTTCCTCTCGTCTCCTCTCCAATACGCTCCGGCCACATTCAAGAGCTTGAAGTGCTTCAGCATGGACGTATTGGGAAGATGAGGCCCGCGGCAGAGGTCCACGAAATCCCCTTGGGCATAGAGCGAGACCGTGGATTCATTCATCAGATTCCGAATCAGCTCCACCTTGTAGGGTTCGCGCCTCTTCTCAAAAAACGAGATGGCTTCACCCGGGGTCATTTCCATCCTGACCACCGGATAGGCCCTTCGTATGATCTCCTGCATCCGTTCCGTGATTTTATCCAAATCCTCCGGGGTGAACGGCTTTGCCGTATCGAAATCATAATAGAACCCGTTCTCTATGGTGGGGCCGATGGCGAGCCGGGTATCCGGAAAGAGCTCTTTCACGGACTGGGCCATGATATGCGACGAGGTATGCCTCAATATCTCCTCACCCTCCGGAGATTCCATAAGAATGGTCTCTATTTCACAGGGCTCTGAGATCCGAACACAAAGATCCGCCGCTTTCCCGTTGCATATCACGGCCGCGGTATTTTTCTTGACGTCAGGATCCAATCGCTCCAGAACCTTTGAGATCTCTGTTCCCGCATCCACTTCCATGCCGTCCATGTTGCCGATACGAACTCTGACTTTCTCTTTTCCCATCGTATGTTCCACAGGATAGAAATAGAAAAAGGGCATCACATCCAAGTACGATCCGTTGTGACGCCCCCCTATCATGATTATTTCACAAATATTCCCCGGATTTGATTCATTCCTTATGGTAGGCGGTACTGGAGTTGAACCAGCGACCTCCACGATGTCAACGTGGCGCTCTAACCAACTGAGCTAACCGCCTTTATGATCTTTTTATCAAGGTAATTTAATTGATTTTACAAGATTTTGTCAAGACAAAAATAATGCGTTCTCACGCACTTTCCACGTGAAATGAGGGTCAAAATGACTCCCGAGCCCTTTGAATCGGTCTGATCCGACCATTAAAAGGTCTGCTTTCGGGCTGCAGCCTCAGATGGATTCACGCAGTTCCTTGCCCGGCGAGAACTTAGCGACTTTTCTTGCTTTAATCTTGATCATCTCACCGGTCCTCGGATTTCTCCCGTCACGCGCCTTTCTCTTGGCCACTGAAAAGGTGCCGAATCCCATGAGCGTCACCTTTTCACCCTTTTTAAGGGCCTTGGATATATTCGTGATCAGGGAATCCAGACTCTTCCCGGCTGAGGTCTTGCTGACATTCGCGTCGGCGGCCATCGCTTCAATCAATTCTGCTTTAGTCATTTGTTCTCCTCCCCCTTGAAATTTAAAAAATATATTTTTAAGATGAACATCACTTGCAAGGCGGTAAAAAATGCAGTATAATATAACAACCCGCCATGAACTTGTCAAGGGAAAACAGATTGCCATGCAGGGATGGTCATCCTCTGCCGCTCTTATGGTCTCTGATATGAATATCATATGCCTTGATCTTCTTGCGCAATGTGTTCCGGTTGATCCCGAGTATCCGTGAGGCCTTGATCTGGTTTCCCCCGACCTCTTTCAATACCATCTCAAGCATCGGCGTCTCAATGCGCTCCATCACCTGTTTGAGTATTCCTTCTGCATCGGCCTGAATCATCCGATGGACAAACTCATGAAGGTTGTTCTGGATACAAAGATCGAAGCTCTTCCTCAGATCCTGCTCCGCGCCGGATGGATCCGGGATAAGAGATGGGAATGAATCCGGGGTCAGATTCTTGCCGCTGGTCATCACCAAAGCCCGTTTCACCATGTTTTCAAGTTCCCGGACGTTGCCGGGCCAGTCGTAATCAATCAGGCCATTCAAGGTATCCTCGGCGTATCCGGTCACCTGAGACCCCAGTTCCTTTCTCCCTCTCTCCATAAAAAACTTCAGCAGGAGCGGGATATCCTCTTTGTGTTCCCTGAGTGGAGGGATATGGATGGGGACCACGTTCAAACGGAAGAAGAGGTCATCACGGAAAAGCCCTTCCTTGACTCTTTTCTCAAGGTTGCTGTTTGTGGCTGCCAGGATTCTGACGTCCACGGGGATCGGACCGCTCCCTCCGACCCGCTCGATCTCCTTCTCCTGAAGAACACGGAGAAGTTTGGTCTGCAGATTTTTCTCTAAATCGCCGATTTCATCAAGGAAGATGGTCCCTCCGTGCGCCTGTTCAAACTTACCTGTTTTCTGCGCAACCGCTCCGGTAAAAGCCCCTTTCTCATGGCCGAAAAGTTCAGACTCGAGAAGATTTCCAGGGATGGCCGCAAGATTCACGGGGATGAACGGCTTTCCGAAACGGCGGCTGTTATAATGAAGCGCCCTGGCAATCACTTCCTTGCCTGTGCCGCTTTCTCCGGTCAGCAGGACCGTGACATCCCGTTCGGCAATCCGTCCGATGGTCTTGAAGATCTCCTGCATCTTCGCGCTCTCCCCTACCACGGTTACGGACTCGAATTTTTCACGAATCTCTTCTTTCAGGACCTGCAATTCATCATTCAACTCAAGGACCCGCCATGCCTTTGAAACGATGATGTTTAATGCCTCCATATCGAAGGGCTTGGTCAGGTAATCAAAGGCGCCCTGCTTCATGGCCTCAATGGCGTTCTGCATGGTCGCCTGGGCCGTCATGACGATGGCGAGTGATTTCGCATCCCTCCGGCGGATCTCCTTGAGGCATTCCAGTCCGCTCATGCCGGGCATCAGGATGTCCAGGATCACGAGGGGGAATTTCTCCTTGTCCAGCCGCTTCATCCCCTCCTCTGCATTCGATGAAACGTCGGCCTGGTATCCTTCCTTTTCCAGGGCCTTTTTGATCACCCAGCGCATGCTTTCATCATCGTCGATCACCAGAATCTTTTTTTCAATCATAAGCGCCTTTCTTTACCGCGTTCAGAGCAGATCCTGAAAGATCGGACCCGGTCACCCGTCCTTCATCGGGATGACGACCGGCAGACAGACATGGAAACACGTCCCCTTGCCCGGAGCGCTCGTGACCTCAATCTTGCCTCCATGTTCCTCGATGATCCTATGGCTGATCGAAAGTCCCAGGCCCACGCCTCCGGCCTTGCGGGTATAAAAAGGATCGAATATCTTCTCGATCTCCTCCGGGCCGATCCCGCATCCTCTATCCTCGATATCCACGGAGATCATCCCCTTTTTTTCATGCCCTCCATCCTGCATCCGGTATCCGGGGAGCATCCGTGTGGTGAGAGAAAGGACGCCCTCCCCTCCCATGGCATCGATCCCGTTTTTAAACAAGTTCAGAAAGACCTGGCTTAAGGGGTCAGGGTCCGCCTTGATAAGGGGGAGACTCGGATCAAAGCGCCGGACAATACCGACCTTTCCGGATGGGGATTCCATCTGAACCAGGGATGCGACCCGTTCCAGGACCTGATGGAGATTCGTGGGACGAAGCCTTAACTCAGTCGGTCTTGAAAAATCGAGCAGTCCCTGTACGATCTTATTCAATCGATCCGCCTCCCGGATGATCACATCCGTGTACTCCTGCAGGAGATGTCCTTCACCCATCTCTTTGCAAAGGAGCTGAGCGGCCCCCCGGATTCCGCCCAGAGGATTCTTGATCTCATGCGCCATGCCGGCGGCGAGGATGCCGAGAGAGGCCAGGCGTTCACCCTTTCGAAGGCGTTCTTCCAGTGACTTGACCTGTGAGAGGTCCCTGAAGACAATCACCACGCCGATCGACGCGCCCTTGTAATCGATCAGCGGAGACGTGGCCAATCCGATATCACGGCGATCGCCGAAATATCCGTGTATGGAAAAATTGGAGTCTGAATAACTCCTCCCCGTCAGGATG contains:
- a CDS encoding two-component system response regulator (DNA-binding response regulator in two-component regulatory system with ZraS; response regulator/sigma54 interaction protein), which produces MIEKKILVIDDDESMRWVIKKALEKEGYQADVSSNAEEGMKRLDKEKFPLVILDILMPGMSGLECLKEIRRRDAKSLAIVMTAQATMQNAIEAMKQGAFDYLTKPFDMEALNIIVSKAWRVLELNDELQVLKEEIREKFESVTVVGESAKMQEIFKTIGRIAERDVTVLLTGESGTGKEVIARALHYNSRRFGKPFIPVNLAAIPGNLLESELFGHEKGAFTGAVAQKTGKFEQAHGGTIFLDEIGDLEKNLQTKLLRVLQEKEIERVGGSGPIPVDVRILAATNSNLEKRVKEGLFRDDLFFRLNVVPIHIPPLREHKEDIPLLLKFFMERGRKELGSQVTGYAEDTLNGLIDYDWPGNVRELENMVKRALVMTSGKNLTPDSFPSLIPDPSGAEQDLRKSFDLCIQNNLHEFVHRMIQADAEGILKQVMERIETPMLEMVLKEVGGNQIKASRILGINRNTLRKKIKAYDIHIRDHKSGRG
- a CDS encoding DNA-binding protein HU (histone-like DNA-binding protein), with product MTKAELIEAMAADANVSKTSAGKSLDSLITNISKALKKGEKVTLMGFGTFSVAKRKARDGRNPRTGEMIKIKARKVAKFSPGKELRESI
- a CDS encoding threonine--tRNA ligase, translating into MGKEKVRVRIGNMDGMEVDAGTEISKVLERLDPDVKKNTAAVICNGKAADLCVRISEPCEIETILMESPEGEEILRHTSSHIMAQSVKELFPDTRLAIGPTIENGFYYDFDTAKPFTPEDLDKITERMQEIIRRAYPVVRMEMTPGEAISFFEKRREPYKVELIRNLMNESTVSLYAQGDFVDLCRGPHLPNTSMLKHFKLLNVAGAYWRGDERNPMLQRIYGTSFAREERLRNHLKMIEEAEKRDHRRLGRELDLFEINETVGAGLILYHPKGAMLRWILEDFEKSEHLKRGYLPVIGPQILKSDVWRISGHYDYYKENMYFTEIEGKEYGIKPMNCPAHMMIFKSKTRSYRDLPIRFFELGMVHRHEKTGVLHGLLRVRGFTQDDAHIFCLPEQMTGEIIGIMDFVRDVMKIFGFEYTLEISTRPEKSIGSDEDWERATRALMDALKERRLAYTINEGDGAFYGPKIDVKIKDAIGRSWQCATIQCDFTLPERFKLRYAGQDGTEHRPVMLHRVILGSLERFMAVLIEHYAGRFPVWLAPVQAVVINITDKHLPYAAEVKEKFVKAGIRTDLDARNEKMGYKIREAQVQKVPYMIIVGEREMEASKISLRSRDRGDLGTKDIESSIQDIRKEIEEKRIPEETVERV